From a region of the Nonlabens sp. Hel1_33_55 genome:
- the folE gene encoding GTP cyclohydrolase I FolE yields MKVEDFLDNMEDQDHLSSNEQTPLREDAFKLSDAEKIESIKKNVHEILVTLGMDMTDDSLKGTPNRVAKMFVNEIFGGLRPQMKPSASTFENKYKYNEMLVEKNIVLYSTCEHHLLPIVGRAHVAYISNGNVVGLSKMNRIVDYYAKRPQVQERLNIQIVRELQQVLNTEDVACVIDAKHLCVNSRGIRDIDSSTVTGEFGGKFKDPQVKSEFLDYIKLETKF; encoded by the coding sequence ATGAAAGTAGAAGATTTTTTAGATAATATGGAAGACCAGGATCACTTATCCTCTAACGAGCAAACTCCGTTAAGGGAAGATGCCTTCAAATTATCTGATGCCGAAAAAATAGAATCCATAAAGAAAAACGTCCATGAAATCCTAGTCACATTAGGAATGGACATGACTGACGATAGCTTGAAGGGCACTCCCAACCGCGTGGCAAAAATGTTTGTGAATGAGATATTTGGTGGCTTGCGACCTCAAATGAAGCCCAGCGCATCTACTTTTGAGAACAAGTACAAATACAACGAAATGCTCGTGGAAAAGAACATCGTCCTCTACTCCACTTGTGAACATCACTTATTACCTATAGTAGGTCGCGCTCACGTCGCTTACATATCCAACGGTAATGTTGTAGGCCTTTCTAAAATGAATCGTATTGTTGACTACTATGCAAAACGTCCTCAAGTTCAAGAGCGATTAAATATCCAGATCGTACGAGAGTTACAGCAAGTTTTAAATACAGAAGATGTTGCTTGTGTCATTGATGCTAAGCATTTGTGCGTGAATAGCCGCGGGATACGCGATATTGATAGCAGCACGGTTACTGGCGAGTTCGGCGGGAAATTTAAGGACCCGCAGGTGAAGAGTGAATTTCTGGATTACATAAAACTTGAAACTAAATTTTAA